The Ipomoea triloba cultivar NCNSP0323 chromosome 14, ASM357664v1 region CTTTTTAGAAGGCAATGTCTATTGTTTCAAGAACTTTTATGTCGTTGCAAATTGGCATACATACAAGACTAGCATGCACGAGTTCATGCTGCAGTTCAATCACGAGACTATCATGAAACAATCTAGGTCAGATAATTTCCCTTACCACATGTACAGACCGAGACCATTCCATACTTTGAAAGGTAATCCATCACTAGATGCGAAGCAGTTGATTGGTAAGCCTCTTTTTCTCTACATACtaagctttttttttctctacatactatttctatttctattgtATATTTTCCAATAGATATTATTAGATAGTGCAGCATATACTTTGTTTTACCTTCCTGTCTGCTGagttattttcttatttaaaattttattagattTAATTGGCCGTATTGTTGAAATACGTGCTCCCCAAGAAAAAACAATTTCTGGACAGAATACTGTCCTCATAGACTTTGTTTTAGAAGATGCTATGTAAGTAAACAAAATACTCATCtactttcatttcatttgtATTTCATTTTAACTAACAATATGTTAAATGTATTCAAATAGGGGTAGTCGTTTGAACTGTACCTTTTGGGATGAACATGTGGCCAAACTTGAACCATTGTACAGATATGCTTCCAAGGACCCTGTTGCAGTGTTAATCTAATTCTGTAGAATCAAGCTTGGTGCTAGAGGTTAGTAAAatccatatttctttttttgcttATTAGATAGTTGATTTAAACAGTTTATtgaccatatatattttatatttctagATGGTGATGTGAAAATATCGTCTTCATATGATGTTACTCAACTCCTAATTGATGTGGACTGCCCTGAGACGCAGAACTTCAAAGAGAGGTATGATAAACTTtaataaattttcttttcttctattgttttttattcaaaatctttcttttaaatgaTGAAAACTACTACAGTCTGGTGGACCTTGGGGAACAAACTCCAATGCGTAGTATAGGTTCAATGACAAGCTTCAGTTTCACAAACAGTATTGAGGATTCAACCAGTAGAACAATGCAGATGACTACCATCTCTGAGATCTATGAGAATCAaacggtaaaaaaaaaattgtttttactttatttgttcagaatttaattactttatttGTAAGTTAAGCAGATTTTAATTTCTCTTGGCAGCATGGACAATTCTGGGTTGCTGCCAAGATAAATGGTATTGAAAAGTCCAATGATTGGTTTTATACTTCATGTCGAAAACCGGGTTGCAACAAGAAACTTGAACTTTCAGAAGGTGTTCTTAAATGTTTCAAGTGTAACATGACTTGGGAAGATGGAGTACTAAGGTACAAACTTAGACTTAGGGTTGTTGACTTGAAGGGTACTGCTGCCTTGTTGTTGTGGGATAGAGAGTGCATGGAACTTATTGGTACATCTGCCAGTGAGTTATATCAGAGGAATAGGAATGTAAGTAtccttatcattttttttttcattctaaaaaaTTTTCCTTATTTAGAAGTAATagttctatactattaatatttttcatttctaaaTTACAGACTGCAGGTCCATTAAAGGAAATCACTGGATTAATTGGCAGGATAATGCTATTTAGAGTCTCGGCAAATACAGACCAATTTATCAATCAGTCGTATGCCTTCCCAGTTTTAAGTATTAACACTGAAAGCAAGTTTGTTCAACAGTATTGCAAGGAACTTTTGGATGCTCATGACAAGGAAGTTAACTCTACTGT contains the following coding sequences:
- the LOC116004054 gene encoding uncharacterized protein LOC116004054, whose product is MGVYCLLNELTTFKRRNAVKVRVVRSYTVMERRGSSEIKSKELVLHDEEATVIHACIPKDILPKFPESFLEGNVYCFKNFYVVANWHTYKTSMHEFMLQFNHETIMKQSRSDNFPYHMYRPRPFHTLKGNPSLDAKQLIDLIGRIVEIRAPQEKTISGQNTVLIDFVLEDAIIKLGARDGDVKISSSYDVTQLLIDVDCPETQNFKESLVDLGEQTPMRSIGSMTSFSFTNSIEDSTSRTMQMTTISEIYENQTHGQFWVAAKINGIEKSNDWFYTSCRKPGCNKKLELSEGVLKCFKCNMTWEDGVLRYKLRLRVVDLKGTAALLLWDRECMELIGTSASELYQRNRNTAGPLKEITGLIGRIMLFRVSANTDQFINQSYAFPVLSINTESKFVQQYCKELLDAHDKEVNSTVQLSYGDEEFLQGFDSDEGESLIQMLPPTKNVETSDGPVKRCLLDQFSSTKGCKKLKDTKVKIEKID